Proteins found in one Geomonas subterranea genomic segment:
- a CDS encoding ABC transporter permease subunit → MSTFENFFRLSVASLLRDRFLYLLFCLALLALILIPAFSLFSMRQVQELSVTLCLSTLSFLLVVVAVLTGASSLWRDVEKRYTSSVLGLPISRTSFVLGKFCAVALLLAVITVVFGAGSFAAIKVAAGSYPPDIPVRWDNFFAAVFFEYLKSVLLLALAILLSAVSTSFYFPFLGAIAVYMTGSASQDVYEMTMGAYGKELVPIARVAIKAVYYVIPNFSAFDLKTNAIYALPLAPVTLLLTLLYFACYTGIILSVSVWSFSRRELP, encoded by the coding sequence ATGTCGACATTTGAGAATTTCTTCCGCCTGAGTGTTGCCTCCTTGCTGCGCGACCGGTTCCTGTATCTCCTCTTTTGCCTTGCCCTGCTTGCCCTCATCCTGATCCCCGCATTCAGCCTGTTCTCGATGCGCCAGGTACAGGAACTCTCGGTGACGCTCTGTCTCTCGACGCTCTCCTTTCTGCTGGTTGTGGTCGCGGTGCTGACCGGCGCGTCGTCGCTCTGGCGCGACGTGGAGAAACGTTACACCTCGTCGGTTCTGGGGCTCCCCATTTCCCGAACCTCCTTCGTGCTGGGGAAGTTCTGTGCCGTGGCGCTTTTGCTGGCAGTGATAACCGTCGTCTTCGGTGCCGGCTCGTTTGCCGCGATCAAGGTGGCAGCGGGAAGCTACCCCCCTGACATCCCGGTGCGCTGGGACAATTTCTTCGCGGCGGTCTTCTTCGAGTACCTGAAGTCCGTGCTGCTACTCGCCCTCGCCATCCTCCTGTCGGCAGTCAGTACCTCCTTTTACTTCCCCTTTCTCGGCGCCATCGCGGTCTACATGACCGGGAGCGCGAGCCAGGACGTGTACGAGATGACCATGGGGGCGTACGGCAAGGAACTGGTCCCCATCGCGCGGGTCGCCATCAAGGCGGTCTACTACGTCATTCCCAATTTTTCGGCTTTCGATCTGAAGACCAACGCCATCTACGCGCTCCCCCTGGCACCCGTGACGCTCCTGCTCACGCTGCTTTACTTCGCCTGCTACACGGGAATCATCCTCTCCGTATCGGTCTGGAGCTTCTCCAGGAGAGAGTTGCCGTGA
- a CDS encoding glycosyltransferase family 2 protein: MKISVITICYNSAAQIGRAIESVLAQSHPELEYVIVDGGSSDGTVDIVRSYASRDPRIRWVSEPDDGISDAMNKGVALATGEIVAHLHSDEYYLDPGVLAEVASIFEANPERVWLTGGFHFVDPSGRFLREIKVRRYSYRRLIHSNIILHPATFVKRSAFLQVGGFDLSLRYCMDYHLWLRLGALGDPVTVNHPLACFCVHGGSRSTMEAASAYAEEFQVRLEFLEKRGSWQFPYRLEYLVKKELNRIFIRRLIALAGTEDAC, encoded by the coding sequence ATGAAGATCTCCGTCATAACAATCTGCTACAACAGCGCCGCCCAGATCGGGCGCGCCATCGAGAGCGTGCTCGCCCAGAGCCACCCCGAGCTCGAGTACGTCATCGTCGATGGCGGGTCGAGTGACGGCACCGTGGACATCGTGCGTAGCTACGCCTCGCGCGACCCGCGCATCCGCTGGGTCTCCGAGCCCGATGACGGCATTTCCGACGCCATGAACAAGGGGGTCGCCCTCGCCACGGGAGAGATCGTCGCCCACCTGCACTCCGATGAGTATTACCTCGACCCCGGCGTGCTGGCAGAGGTCGCCTCCATCTTCGAGGCGAATCCGGAGCGGGTGTGGCTCACCGGCGGTTTCCACTTCGTCGATCCCTCCGGGCGCTTCCTGCGCGAGATCAAGGTGCGCCGCTACTCGTACCGCAGGCTGATTCATTCCAACATCATCCTGCATCCGGCCACCTTCGTGAAGAGAAGCGCGTTCCTTCAGGTGGGGGGCTTCGATCTCTCGCTGCGCTACTGCATGGACTACCACCTCTGGTTGCGCCTTGGCGCGCTGGGAGACCCGGTCACCGTGAACCACCCCTTGGCCTGTTTCTGCGTGCACGGCGGCAGCCGCTCCACCATGGAAGCGGCCAGCGCCTACGCAGAGGAGTTCCAGGTCCGTCTGGAATTCCTCGAAAAGCGCGGCAGCTGGCAGTTCCCCTACCGGCTCGAGTACCTGGTCAAGAAGGAGTTGAACAGGATCTTCATCAGGAGGCTGATCGCCTTGGCCGGCACGGAGGACGCATGCTGA
- a CDS encoding decaprenyl-phosphate phosphoribosyltransferase, with product MIPYLRLLRTHQWLKNLMLFFPAFLSGAIMQPGMMQRMWLPFAAFCLASSATYVFNDLVDAGSDRLHPVKRGRPVASGDISLPAASLFALLLAAVGIGCGLMAQGDFWRYLVAYFVINVCYSLRLKALPIVDIFCIASGFVLRLQAGGAASGVMVSEWLFLSVFLLSLFLSTGKRLCEKGGLGDSAGEHRKSLESYPPGFLDLAMAMTGAAVLVTYTMYALSRHALIYTVPLCTFGLLRYTMRVKRGGGGDPTDALLKDLPLFVTGGLWAVLVALAIYR from the coding sequence ATGATTCCCTACCTTCGTCTTCTGCGTACCCACCAGTGGCTCAAGAATCTCATGCTCTTCTTCCCTGCCTTCCTCTCCGGCGCCATCATGCAGCCGGGGATGATGCAGAGGATGTGGCTTCCTTTCGCAGCCTTCTGTCTCGCCTCCAGTGCCACCTACGTCTTCAACGACCTGGTTGACGCCGGAAGCGACCGCCTGCATCCGGTCAAAAGGGGCAGACCCGTGGCCAGCGGCGACATCTCGCTCCCCGCGGCTTCGCTTTTCGCGCTGCTGCTCGCCGCTGTCGGGATCGGCTGCGGGCTCATGGCGCAAGGGGACTTCTGGCGCTATCTGGTGGCCTATTTCGTGATCAACGTCTGCTACTCGCTGAGGCTCAAGGCGCTTCCCATCGTCGATATCTTCTGCATCGCCTCCGGGTTCGTGCTGAGACTTCAGGCGGGGGGGGCGGCCTCCGGCGTGATGGTTTCCGAGTGGCTCTTCCTGTCCGTCTTTCTCCTCTCCCTTTTTCTTAGCACCGGCAAGAGGCTCTGCGAGAAGGGAGGGCTTGGGGACAGCGCCGGGGAGCACCGCAAGAGCCTGGAGAGCTATCCCCCCGGATTCCTCGACCTCGCGATGGCGATGACCGGCGCGGCGGTGCTGGTCACCTACACGATGTACGCGCTCTCCCGGCACGCTCTCATCTACACCGTGCCGCTTTGCACCTTCGGGCTGTTGCGCTACACCATGCGGGTCAAGAGGGGAGGGGGGGGGGACCCGACCGATGCCCTGCTCAAGGACCTGCCGCTCTTCGTCACTGGGGGGCTTTGGGCCGTTTTGGTGGCCCTCGCCATCTACCGATGA
- a CDS encoding ABC transporter ATP-binding protein: MNPLEIDRLSKTYRGKRLAKVAALSDLSLQVGSGEVFGFLGPNGAGKSTTIKSIMGFIRPDAGTVTLFGKPVQDPASHLRVGYLPENPSFYDFLSAREYLRFVGRAFGMDAGAIASRSAQLLELLDLAGAADRPMRGYSKGMVQRLGLAQAMLHDPDLYILDEPMSGLDPVGRSLVKEIIRDLKRRGKTVFFSTHITADVEVVCDRVGIVVGGRLRAIDSVANILQSGLEGYLLQVTRGGAQEELQVEKAQLQQVLSDLVAAGATIDRIEPQRKDMEAFLLEILAHQHDDRA; encoded by the coding sequence ATGAACCCACTGGAAATCGACCGCCTCTCCAAGACCTATCGCGGCAAGAGGCTTGCCAAAGTGGCCGCACTGAGCGACCTTTCCCTCCAGGTGGGGAGCGGGGAGGTTTTCGGCTTTTTGGGGCCAAACGGCGCCGGCAAAAGCACCACCATCAAATCCATCATGGGATTCATACGCCCGGACGCGGGGACGGTGACGCTGTTCGGGAAGCCCGTGCAGGATCCTGCCTCCCACCTGCGGGTCGGCTACCTTCCGGAAAACCCTTCCTTCTACGACTTCTTGAGCGCGCGGGAATACCTTCGCTTCGTGGGGAGAGCTTTCGGCATGGATGCCGGGGCCATAGCATCGCGGTCGGCGCAACTGCTCGAACTGCTCGATCTCGCCGGCGCGGCGGACCGTCCCATGAGGGGTTACAGCAAGGGGATGGTGCAGAGGCTTGGGCTCGCGCAGGCCATGCTCCATGACCCCGACCTCTACATCCTGGACGAGCCGATGAGCGGTCTCGACCCCGTGGGGCGGTCCCTGGTGAAGGAGATCATCCGCGACCTGAAAAGGCGCGGCAAGACCGTCTTTTTCAGCACGCACATCACCGCCGACGTCGAGGTGGTATGCGACAGGGTGGGAATCGTCGTCGGCGGACGCTTGCGGGCGATTGACAGCGTCGCCAACATTCTGCAAAGTGGCCTGGAAGGGTACCTGTTGCAGGTGACCCGGGGGGGCGCCCAGGAGGAGCTGCAGGTCGAAAAGGCGCAGCTGCAACAGGTGCTTTCCGATCTGGTGGCCGCAGGCGCCACCATCGACCGTATCGAGCCGCAACGAAAGGACATGGAGGCGTTCCTACTTGAGATTCTCGCTCACCAGCACGACGACCGGGCTTAA
- a CDS encoding ABC transporter permease, with protein sequence MEKAADRGWDKVIRPRSGWFDVDPKEIWRYRDLVALFVWRDFVAVYKQTILGPLWYLIQPLLTTLVFTVIFGNVAKLPTEGIPPFLFYLSGVVAWRYFADCLNNTSNTFVANAHIFGKVYFPRIAVPVSVVISSLVSFGIQLVLFLLFIAYYRWSGVPVGLQPALALLPVLVLQMAALGLGFGIIVSAMTTRYRDLSHLVGFGVQLWMFATPVVYPSSSVPAQWRWLLDLNPMAPVVELFRHAFLGGAPVPLAGWLQSLAATAAVLLVGVLLFSRVEKTFMDTV encoded by the coding sequence ATGGAGAAGGCAGCAGACAGGGGATGGGACAAGGTAATCAGGCCGCGCAGCGGCTGGTTCGACGTCGACCCGAAGGAAATCTGGAGATACCGCGACCTGGTCGCCCTCTTTGTCTGGCGTGACTTCGTAGCCGTCTACAAGCAAACCATACTGGGGCCGCTGTGGTACCTGATCCAGCCGCTATTGACCACCCTGGTTTTCACCGTCATCTTCGGTAACGTCGCGAAGCTCCCCACCGAGGGGATCCCTCCCTTTCTGTTCTACCTGTCGGGCGTCGTGGCCTGGAGGTACTTCGCCGACTGCCTGAACAACACCTCGAACACCTTCGTCGCCAACGCGCACATTTTCGGCAAGGTCTATTTCCCGCGCATCGCCGTCCCGGTGTCCGTGGTGATCAGCAGCCTGGTCTCCTTCGGTATCCAGCTCGTGCTCTTTCTGCTCTTCATCGCCTACTACCGCTGGAGCGGAGTGCCTGTCGGGTTGCAGCCCGCGCTGGCTTTGCTGCCGGTTCTCGTGCTGCAGATGGCGGCCCTCGGCCTTGGCTTCGGCATCATCGTTTCCGCCATGACCACGCGCTACCGCGACCTGTCGCACCTGGTCGGCTTCGGAGTGCAGCTCTGGATGTTCGCCACCCCCGTGGTGTACCCCTCGTCGTCCGTTCCTGCCCAATGGCGCTGGCTTCTCGACTTGAACCCCATGGCTCCCGTGGTGGAACTCTTCCGCCACGCCTTCCTCGGGGGGGCTCCGGTCCCCCTTGCCGGCTGGCTGCAGAGCCTTGCCGCCACCGCTGCAGTCCTGCTGGTCGGGGTATTGCTGTTCAGCCGCGTGGAAAAGACCTTCATGGACACCGTCTAG
- a CDS encoding glycosyltransferase family 39 protein, with translation MRFSLTSTTTGLKKQALFLVVVVLAVYSRAVFGTVVSIDDVGIMKFYGSQGLRLTDALTPGQGYYYRPVIALSFYLDHLLFGQNPIILHLENILIHAANAVLVLLLGRRLLPESTRWAPLVAALLFAVHPVNSEAVSWIAGRTDPLAASFVLLACISLLKGMETGRMRHTVASIALLVAGVMTKETAIVFVPASLLLIALLRHLHPGLHVESVRMQARVLVACYLLMGVLISAVLLSRTAGENSLAKLLIANIKSPAASLLLGGEVFGFYVKKMFLPWPLSFAIVDLSAWYLVAAVAGVLFCLFARRSYPTVTMLCIGALFLLPAVAVGVFDVAWTVAAERYLYIPSAFFAIGLTGYAAGAPQLRERLALIAVFCCIAAAGFATWHRTGIWGSNIALFEDSIATSPTVGMLHHELAIAYAKAGRYAEAAKELEVASSLNISEMLKRMIRKDRLLVRLQGVPPEEKRRLINLHGWNLVKQDKDLLEILRANDYLIVPKLGPGPEKAALISELVTVSEALFALTGDPILLYNNGQLLLESGDRGGARASFVRCATAAPRDAYYIKAALKLAAALEER, from the coding sequence TTGAGATTCTCGCTCACCAGCACGACGACCGGGCTTAAGAAGCAGGCGCTGTTCCTGGTCGTAGTCGTCCTCGCAGTCTACAGCCGTGCCGTTTTCGGCACCGTAGTCTCCATCGACGACGTGGGCATAATGAAGTTCTACGGTTCCCAGGGGCTCAGGCTGACCGACGCGCTCACGCCTGGGCAGGGGTACTACTACCGCCCCGTGATCGCTCTCAGCTTCTATCTAGACCACCTCCTGTTCGGCCAGAATCCCATCATTCTGCACCTGGAGAACATCCTGATCCACGCCGCCAACGCGGTGCTCGTCCTCCTATTGGGGCGCCGGCTCCTGCCGGAGAGCACCAGGTGGGCGCCTCTGGTCGCCGCGCTGCTCTTCGCCGTGCATCCGGTGAACTCGGAGGCGGTGAGCTGGATCGCCGGACGCACCGATCCCCTCGCCGCCTCTTTCGTGCTGCTCGCCTGCATATCGCTTCTCAAGGGTATGGAGACCGGCAGGATGCGCCACACCGTGGCCAGCATCGCCCTCCTGGTCGCCGGCGTCATGACCAAGGAGACCGCCATCGTCTTCGTCCCGGCTTCCCTCTTGCTGATCGCCCTCTTGAGGCATCTCCACCCCGGACTCCACGTGGAGTCCGTGCGGATGCAGGCAAGGGTGCTGGTAGCCTGCTACCTTTTGATGGGGGTCCTCATCTCGGCGGTCCTGCTGTCCAGGACGGCGGGGGAGAACAGCCTCGCCAAGCTGCTGATAGCCAACATCAAAAGCCCCGCAGCGTCGCTGCTTCTGGGCGGAGAGGTGTTCGGGTTCTATGTCAAGAAGATGTTCCTTCCCTGGCCCCTGAGCTTCGCCATCGTCGATCTTTCCGCCTGGTACCTGGTCGCGGCCGTCGCGGGGGTCCTCTTCTGCCTTTTCGCGCGCAGGAGCTACCCCACCGTCACCATGCTCTGCATAGGGGCGCTGTTCCTGTTGCCGGCCGTCGCAGTCGGTGTCTTCGACGTGGCCTGGACGGTGGCGGCGGAGCGTTACCTCTACATCCCTTCCGCCTTTTTCGCCATCGGCCTGACCGGGTATGCCGCCGGGGCTCCCCAACTGCGGGAGCGCCTGGCGCTCATCGCCGTGTTTTGCTGCATCGCGGCTGCGGGCTTCGCCACGTGGCACAGGACCGGCATCTGGGGCTCCAACATCGCCCTCTTCGAGGACAGCATCGCCACGAGTCCCACGGTGGGGATGCTGCATCACGAACTGGCCATCGCCTACGCCAAGGCGGGGAGGTACGCCGAGGCCGCGAAGGAGCTGGAGGTTGCCTCCTCCCTCAACATAAGCGAGATGCTCAAGCGGATGATTCGCAAGGACAGGCTTTTGGTGCGCCTGCAGGGGGTCCCTCCGGAGGAGAAGCGCCGGCTCATCAACCTGCACGGGTGGAACCTGGTGAAGCAGGACAAGGACCTGCTCGAGATACTGAGGGCCAACGATTACCTCATCGTGCCCAAGCTCGGGCCTGGCCCCGAGAAGGCGGCGTTGATCTCCGAGCTCGTCACGGTGAGCGAGGCGCTTTTCGCGCTGACCGGTGACCCGATTCTCCTTTACAACAACGGCCAGCTCCTTTTGGAGAGCGGTGACCGCGGCGGCGCCCGCGCCAGCTTCGTCCGCTGCGCGACAGCCGCCCCCCGCGACGCCTATTACATCAAGGCCGCACTGAAGCTTGCCGCCGCGCTGGAGGAGCGATGA
- a CDS encoding class I SAM-dependent methyltransferase has translation MNRLVEKIAPLVHRVLPLLEICLAPFTFLGALLFAFIRRAGIQRMPLTRRILFKVGVFPVVRHYYEPQFDCRGLRHPLSAERALPGIEWNLSEQLQILGEFHYADELARFPYEPTGELEYHYRNDFFCAGDSEYLYSMVRRLAPANVIEIGSGNSTLMVRNAIRKNAEDNPGYVCRHLCIEPYEMPWLEKAGVEVLRHRVEEVDPSIFSTLGPGDILFVDSSHMIRPQGDVLAIYLQILPTLRPGVVVHVHDILTPRDYFEQWLVDEVKFWNEQYLLEAFLTLNREFRIIGAVNYLKQHHFDLLSAKCPVLGSHPECEPGSFWLVRN, from the coding sequence ATGAACCGCTTGGTAGAAAAGATAGCGCCGCTCGTGCACCGGGTCCTCCCGCTTCTGGAGATCTGCCTGGCCCCCTTCACCTTCCTCGGGGCGCTGCTGTTCGCCTTCATCCGTCGGGCGGGGATCCAGCGCATGCCGCTCACCCGCCGGATCCTCTTCAAGGTCGGGGTGTTCCCTGTCGTCCGCCACTACTACGAACCGCAGTTCGACTGCCGCGGGCTGCGTCACCCCCTGAGCGCCGAGCGGGCACTGCCCGGGATCGAGTGGAACCTTTCCGAACAGCTGCAGATACTGGGTGAGTTTCATTACGCCGATGAGCTCGCCCGCTTCCCGTACGAGCCGACCGGAGAGCTCGAGTACCACTACCGTAACGACTTCTTCTGCGCCGGCGACTCGGAATACCTCTACAGCATGGTGCGCCGCCTGGCGCCCGCGAACGTGATCGAGATCGGCAGCGGCAACTCCACCCTCATGGTGCGCAACGCCATAAGGAAGAACGCGGAGGATAACCCCGGCTACGTCTGCCGTCATCTCTGCATCGAGCCGTACGAGATGCCCTGGCTGGAGAAGGCGGGGGTGGAGGTGCTGCGTCACCGGGTGGAGGAGGTGGACCCCTCTATCTTCTCGACCCTCGGCCCCGGCGACATCCTCTTCGTGGACTCCTCGCACATGATCAGGCCCCAGGGGGACGTCCTCGCCATCTACCTGCAGATTCTGCCCACGCTTCGCCCCGGGGTCGTGGTGCACGTGCACGACATCCTCACGCCGCGGGACTATTTCGAGCAGTGGCTGGTCGACGAGGTGAAGTTCTGGAACGAGCAGTACCTCCTCGAGGCCTTTTTGACCTTGAACCGCGAGTTCAGGATCATAGGCGCGGTGAACTATCTGAAGCAGCACCACTTCGACCTCCTCAGCGCAAAGTGCCCCGTCCTCGGCAGCCATCCCGAGTGCGAGCCCGGCTCCTTCTGGCTGGTCAGGAACTGA
- a CDS encoding glycosyltransferase family 2 protein, protein MSGYVILVNYNGWRDTLECLETLLRSEYRDFRVVVCDNGSTDNSLERIGAWAAGTEPAQVGGRYARLAASPLDRPIPFVRYGKAAAEAGGDRDENAPLILVECGANLGFAGGNNVGLRYALARGCDWVWLLNNDTVVEPQALGNLVDRLAGTPGAGICGSTLLLYGEPSRVQALGGGWYCRWLGLAWHLGRLGRWPQRVDRDQVERRMSYPVGASMLVSADFLREVGLMCEEYFLFFEELDWVLRSRGRFRMLYAPDSVVYHKVGGAIGTSSHPGRKSLACDYWNIRNRIFFTRRWYPAALPTVYLTLAGALLTRALLGKWDRVAMIFTLMCGGWREKGAAVTLTRD, encoded by the coding sequence ATGAGCGGCTACGTCATCCTGGTCAACTACAACGGCTGGCGCGACACCCTCGAGTGCCTGGAAACGCTTTTGCGCTCCGAGTACCGGGATTTCCGGGTCGTGGTCTGCGACAACGGTTCGACTGACAACTCGCTGGAGCGGATCGGGGCATGGGCCGCCGGGACCGAGCCGGCGCAGGTCGGCGGGCGCTATGCCCGTCTCGCCGCTTCGCCGCTTGACCGCCCCATCCCTTTTGTGCGCTACGGGAAAGCCGCGGCCGAGGCCGGCGGAGACCGGGACGAAAACGCCCCGCTGATCCTGGTGGAGTGCGGCGCCAACCTGGGCTTCGCCGGGGGGAACAACGTGGGGTTGCGCTACGCGCTGGCCAGGGGGTGCGACTGGGTCTGGCTGCTCAACAACGACACGGTGGTGGAGCCCCAGGCGCTCGGGAACCTGGTGGACCGCCTCGCCGGGACCCCGGGAGCCGGTATCTGCGGCTCGACCCTGCTCCTCTACGGGGAGCCCAGCCGTGTCCAGGCGCTCGGGGGCGGATGGTACTGCCGCTGGCTCGGACTTGCCTGGCACCTGGGGCGGCTGGGGCGCTGGCCGCAGCGGGTCGACCGTGACCAGGTGGAGCGGCGCATGAGCTATCCCGTCGGAGCGTCGATGCTGGTTTCCGCCGACTTCCTGCGCGAGGTCGGGCTCATGTGCGAAGAGTACTTCCTGTTCTTCGAGGAGCTCGACTGGGTGCTCCGTTCGCGCGGCCGCTTCCGCATGCTGTACGCCCCGGACAGCGTGGTCTACCACAAGGTCGGCGGCGCGATAGGGACCAGCAGCCATCCCGGCCGCAAAAGCCTCGCCTGCGATTACTGGAACATCCGCAACCGGATCTTCTTCACCAGACGGTGGTACCCGGCGGCGCTTCCCACCGTGTACCTGACCCTGGCGGGAGCGCTCCTCACCCGCGCCCTGTTGGGGAAGTGGGACCGCGTCGCCATGATTTTCACCCTCATGTGCGGTGGATGGCGCGAAAAGGGCGCCGCCGTCACCCTTACCCGCGATTGA
- a CDS encoding glycosyltransferase, whose amino-acid sequence MLTPPKVSVVIPCYNHGAFLDETVDSVLAQSFADFEIIIVDDGSTDPGTVRLLEGYRRPKTTVLRTANGGVSRARNTGIARARGSYILPLDADDRIAPTYMEKAVAILDARPEVGIVYCDEEKFGEEQGLWDLPPYDPVAELFDNLIHPAAFFRKSDWARVGGYSPMFVYGWEDWDFWVSMTRLNKEVSKIPEILYYYRVRSVSRDHSMCFGHKFAMMALIIMRHKTLYLRHAGALFKKITWLVRSRLASP is encoded by the coding sequence ATGCTGACCCCTCCCAAGGTCTCGGTGGTGATCCCCTGCTACAACCATGGCGCCTTTCTCGACGAGACCGTCGATTCGGTCCTGGCCCAGAGCTTCGCCGATTTCGAGATCATCATCGTCGATGACGGTTCCACCGATCCCGGCACGGTTCGGCTTCTGGAGGGGTACCGGCGCCCCAAGACCACGGTGCTCCGCACCGCGAACGGCGGCGTCTCCCGGGCCAGAAACACCGGGATAGCGCGGGCGCGCGGCAGCTACATCCTCCCGCTGGACGCCGACGACCGGATCGCCCCCACCTACATGGAGAAGGCCGTGGCCATCCTCGATGCGCGCCCCGAGGTGGGAATCGTCTACTGCGACGAGGAGAAGTTCGGCGAGGAACAGGGGCTTTGGGACCTGCCGCCCTACGACCCGGTGGCCGAACTCTTCGACAACCTGATCCATCCGGCCGCGTTTTTCAGGAAGAGCGACTGGGCACGGGTGGGTGGGTACAGCCCCATGTTTGTCTACGGGTGGGAGGATTGGGACTTTTGGGTTTCCATGACCCGGCTCAACAAAGAGGTGTCAAAAATCCCAGAGATCCTGTATTATTACCGGGTTCGAAGCGTGTCGCGGGATCATTCGATGTGCTTTGGCCACAAGTTCGCCATGATGGCGCTGATCATCATGAGGCACAAAACGCTTTACCTGCGCCACGCGGGTGCCTTGTTCAAGAAGATCACGTGGTTGGTGCGCAGCAGGCTGGCATCGCCATGA